One region of Limnospira fusiformis SAG 85.79 genomic DNA includes:
- a CDS encoding RNA recognition motif domain-containing protein, translating to MSIYVGNLSYEVTEEDLTAVFAEYGAVKRVKLPTDRETGRMRGFGFVEMDTEAEEQSAIDALDGAEWCGRDLRVNKAKPRENSGSFGGGRRGGGGYSRRS from the coding sequence ATGTCGATTTACGTTGGTAACCTGTCCTATGAGGTTACAGAAGAAGATCTAACTGCTGTATTCGCAGAGTATGGAGCAGTTAAGCGGGTTAAACTACCTACAGACCGTGAAACCGGACGGATGCGTGGTTTTGGCTTCGTGGAAATGGACACAGAAGCTGAGGAACAGTCAGCCATTGATGCTCTTGATGGTGCTGAGTGGTGCGGTCGTGATCTGAGAGTCAATAAAGCCAAGCCTCGCGAAAATAGCGGCTCTTTTGGTGGCGGTCGTCGTGGTGGTGGCGGTTACTCTCGTCGGTCCTAG
- the sppA gene encoding signal peptide peptidase SppA: MKEFLKYTLASVVGNLLGLFLVITFGMGGIAFLVVVSASRGTQTTLRDKSVLVLDLSVGIADTAPQPTPSIAIGQTLRDDRSRFLPLRVVLETIERASKDDKIVGLYLEGGSGTTPTGFGNLKEVRRALEGFKESGKTIIAYDTDWTEREYYLGSVADEIIIHPMGTVEMSGFSSQTVFLAGALERFGIGVQVTRVGQYKSAVEPFLRQEMSPENRQQMQQLLGDLWGEFTGAIASSRSLTTAQLQQIVNQDGFLMAADAKDREMVDQIAHRDEVAAQLRELTGEKEEGRQPFRRVGIQEYSRTPEVKGSWAGNPNSRNIIAVVYADGEIVDGRGGIGQVGGDRFSEELRRLRDNDRVKGIVLRVNSPGGSATASEVIAREVQLTREEKPIIVSMGNAAASGGYWIAMGSDRILAEPTTVTGSIGVFGLLFNAQDIANQNGITWDGVKTGPFADLNSISRPKTDQELEKVQQMVDLIYQRFVSSVAQLRDLPQEEVLEMSQGRVWSGVQAEALGLVDQLGGLQDAIAAVAEKAELGDDWKLAEYPRIPSFEERLLESLRTEATPADPLTRELLKVYHEFSVLRHLNDPRGIYTRLPFNLQID, encoded by the coding sequence ATGAAAGAGTTTCTGAAATATACCCTAGCCAGTGTAGTTGGCAATTTACTGGGACTGTTCCTAGTGATCACATTTGGCATGGGGGGAATCGCGTTTTTAGTAGTAGTTAGTGCTTCGAGGGGTACACAAACCACCCTCAGAGATAAATCAGTATTGGTGCTAGACCTGTCTGTGGGTATAGCGGACACGGCACCGCAGCCAACACCATCGATCGCCATAGGACAGACCCTGAGAGACGATCGGTCTAGGTTCTTGCCATTGCGGGTAGTGCTAGAAACGATTGAGCGGGCGAGTAAGGATGATAAAATCGTGGGGCTGTACCTGGAAGGCGGTAGTGGTACAACTCCCACAGGGTTTGGGAATTTAAAGGAAGTCCGTCGGGCTTTGGAAGGGTTTAAAGAGAGCGGTAAAACTATTATTGCTTATGATACTGACTGGACCGAGCGTGAATATTACCTAGGTTCAGTAGCGGATGAAATCATTATCCACCCCATGGGGACCGTCGAGATGAGCGGGTTTAGTTCTCAAACCGTGTTTTTAGCGGGAGCGTTGGAACGGTTTGGGATTGGGGTACAGGTGACGCGGGTTGGTCAATATAAGTCTGCTGTTGAACCTTTTTTGCGCCAAGAGATGAGCCCAGAAAATAGACAGCAAATGCAGCAGTTATTGGGAGATTTGTGGGGTGAGTTTACGGGGGCGATCGCATCTAGTCGCAGTCTGACTACAGCACAGTTGCAGCAAATTGTGAATCAGGATGGATTTTTAATGGCTGCAGATGCGAAGGATCGCGAAATGGTTGATCAGATCGCCCATAGAGATGAGGTGGCGGCTCAACTGCGTGAATTGACCGGAGAAAAGGAAGAGGGAAGACAACCTTTTCGACGGGTGGGGATACAGGAATATTCCAGAACTCCTGAAGTTAAGGGAAGTTGGGCTGGTAATCCCAACAGTCGCAATATCATTGCTGTAGTCTATGCTGATGGTGAAATTGTCGATGGTCGTGGCGGGATTGGTCAAGTAGGCGGCGATCGCTTTAGCGAAGAGTTACGCCGGCTACGGGATAATGATCGGGTCAAAGGAATTGTCCTGCGGGTGAATAGTCCCGGTGGTAGCGCTACCGCTTCTGAGGTAATCGCACGGGAAGTACAATTGACCAGAGAGGAAAAACCGATTATAGTTTCTATGGGCAATGCCGCCGCTTCCGGTGGTTATTGGATTGCTATGGGTAGCGATCGCATTTTGGCTGAACCCACGACAGTCACTGGTTCAATTGGTGTATTTGGACTGCTGTTCAATGCTCAGGATATTGCTAACCAGAATGGAATTACCTGGGATGGTGTGAAAACCGGACCCTTTGCTGATCTTAATTCTATCTCCCGTCCCAAAACAGACCAGGAACTAGAGAAAGTTCAGCAGATGGTTGATCTGATTTATCAGCGGTTTGTCTCTTCCGTCGCGCAATTGAGAGATTTACCACAAGAGGAGGTTTTGGAAATGTCTCAGGGTCGGGTTTGGTCGGGGGTACAAGCTGAAGCCTTGGGGTTGGTTGATCAGTTGGGGGGTTTACAAGATGCGATCGCTGCTGTAGCCGAAAAAGCCGAACTTGGTGATGATTGGAAACTCGCCGAATATCCCAGAATTCCTAGTTTTGAGGAACGTTTGCTAGAAAGCCTGCGAACCGAAGCCACTCCAGCAGACCCTTTGACTAGGGAACTGCTCAAAGTCTATCATGAGTTCTCCGTGCTTAGGCATCTCAATGATCCTAGGGGAATATATACCAGGTTACCGTTTAACTTGCAGATTGATTAG
- a CDS encoding HEAT repeat domain-containing protein translates to MSVIIPLDQISRKLDSDNTRDRMLALASLREVSPEQAVPLIKKVLFDKSLQIRSMAVFALGIKQTDECYPILVKLLETDPDYGIRADAAGALGYLGDSRAVEPLMRAFYEDTDWLVRFSAAVSLGNLKDIRARDVLMSALDSDMVILQQAAIAALGEIRDLEAIDHILKFAQSDDWLIRQRLAEALGNLPSPKSLSALKYLAKDSHHQVAEAAMISLDRLAESL, encoded by the coding sequence ATGAGTGTAATTATTCCCCTAGACCAAATTTCCCGTAAGTTAGACAGCGATAATACCCGCGATCGGATGTTAGCTTTAGCTTCCTTGCGCGAGGTATCCCCAGAGCAAGCTGTTCCCCTAATTAAGAAGGTTCTCTTTGATAAAAGCCTACAAATTCGGTCAATGGCTGTTTTCGCCCTAGGGATTAAACAAACTGACGAATGTTATCCGATTCTGGTAAAATTATTAGAAACTGACCCCGACTATGGCATTCGCGCCGATGCTGCCGGGGCTTTGGGGTATTTGGGGGACTCTAGGGCTGTTGAACCCCTCATGCGGGCTTTTTATGAGGATACCGACTGGCTAGTGCGTTTTAGTGCTGCTGTCTCTCTCGGCAATTTGAAAGATATCCGCGCCCGTGACGTTTTGATGTCTGCCCTTGATAGTGATATGGTGATTTTGCAACAGGCGGCGATCGCTGCTTTGGGTGAAATTCGCGACCTCGAGGCCATAGACCATATCCTCAAGTTTGCTCAGTCTGATGATTGGTTAATTCGCCAGCGTCTCGCCGAGGCTCTGGGAAATTTACCTAGCCCTAAGAGCTTATCCGCCCTTAAATACTTGGCTAAAGACAGCCATCATCAAGTCGCTGAAGCCGCTATGATTTCCCTTGACCGCCTCGCAGAGTCATTATAA
- a CDS encoding (2Fe-2S) ferredoxin domain-containing protein → MSVSNSIQIIICHNRTCRKQGAAKVLQAFQAANFSVGVITPSGCLGSCGNGPMVLVLPEQVWYDHVTPEQVPSILGSIDS, encoded by the coding sequence ATGTCTGTATCTAACTCTATCCAAATCATAATATGTCATAATCGGACCTGTCGTAAACAAGGCGCAGCCAAGGTTTTACAGGCTTTTCAGGCTGCCAATTTTTCCGTCGGGGTCATTACTCCTAGCGGCTGTCTGGGGTCCTGTGGTAATGGGCCGATGGTTTTGGTTTTACCGGAGCAAGTCTGGTATGATCACGTTACACCAGAACAAGTCCCCAGTATTTTGGGATCTATTGACAGTTAA